CGGCTTGATATCGACGAGGCCCCCTGGTTCCAGTCCCTCTCCACTTCCCTGCGGGCTTTTCTCGAATCACCCGACCGATCAACCGTATTCTGGACCCTGCGCCCGGATAAACTGACGGCGCTGAAAGTGCGAGCGACGAAAAAAGGGGCGGACCTTCTTGACCTTGGCAACCGAAAAGTCGAAACCCAGAGGATCGAAGTGGGCCTGACCGGTGTCGGCTCCCTTTTCGCTCGGGGCAATTATTGGTTCCGGGCCAGCGATCGCCTTTTCCTTCACTACCAGGGCCCCAGATTGCCGGGCATTCCCTTGACAACCATCACACTTGAACCCCGCCGTGACAGTTATGAATAGAACGATAGCCATATCTGGTCAGAGCAGTCTGCTGAACGGTGCACTACCTGAATCTCATGTTTTTTATTCAAAAGAGAAAAACCCCCGATTTTGGCCACTATTCTCGCCGTATCTTTAGCCGGCTTCCCATTACGTTTTTCTCCTGGATGGTCTAATAATTTCCTAAACAAAAATGGATACGGTCGTAAAGTCAATCTGTTTGAAGTAATCCAATTTAGACTTTACTTGCCTATATTTGACAATCTTATATTTGCGCCGGCAAAGGCAGGAGGGGCACTGTGGCAAAAATGTACGACACCGATCCGGATATGATCGAGATCACCACCCTTGCGGAAAAAGTTGCCGGCTTAAAGGTCGCGGCGGAGAGTCTTGAACAGGAAGCAGGCTCCTTCTTTGAGGTGGCTCCCGGATACCAGGCGAGCAAGGCAAACCTTCTGCACTACCTGGCTTTACGTCGGCAAGACTTGCGATCCATACAGGAGAAGTTGGCCCGATGCGGGCTGTCGTCCCTCGGAAGGGCCGAGCCCCATGTGCTCGCCTCACTGGAGGCGGTGTTGAGAAATCTCCACGCACTAGCCGGATATCCTGCATCAAGCAATACCTCGGGAATCTCCTTCGAGGAGGGAGCCTCACTGCTCGACTGCCATACAGATACCTTGCTGGGCCCGAAGCCGGGACATCGCCGGGTTAGAATCATGGTGACAGTTCCGTCTGAAGCCGCGGAAAATTATCTGCTGGTACGAGATCTTGTGGCCAATGGCATGGATTGCATGCGCATCAACTGCTCTCATAACGACCCGGAGGTGTGGGAAAGGATGATTGTCAACCTCCGCCGCGCCAAGCGGGAACTGGGGAAGAAGTGTCACGTACTCATGGACCTGGCCGGACCCAAGCTGCGTACCGGGCCAGTGGAGTCAGGTGCAAGGGTGGTCAAGATCAGGCCGATTCGCGACCAGTTTGGGCGGGTGGCGGCGCCTGCAAGAATCTGGCTTACCAGGGGAAGAGAGACGGACCTTCCAGATGCGCCGGCAGATGCGGTGCTTCCCGTTCCCTCCCGGTGGCTGACTGGGATTCGGCAGGGGGACACGGTCACTTTCTCCGATGCCCGGGGAAAAAAGAGGGACATCAGAATCACATCAAGGGATTCGAAAGGATGCTGGGGGGAGTTGGAGGATACGACGTATATCGTGCCCGGCACCGAAGTGTTCCGCATCCGACCATCCGCCAAGGAAAAGGAGCCGAAAAAAGGCCGGGTTGGAGAAATTGCCGATCCTGATCCGCATATCCTTCTGAAAAATGGCGATTTTCTGATACTTACCCGCACCATGGTTGCCGGCCACTCCGCCCGATACGACGAGAAAGGGAGGATGCAGTCTCCGGCCAGCATCGGGTGCACACTCCCCGAGGTCTTCTCCAGTGTCAAAGCCGGTGAAAGAATCTGGTTCGATGACGGGAAGATTGGCGGGATCATCCGCGCGGTATCGGAAGATCAGATTCGCGTGGAGATTGTACAGGCGAGAAGCAAGGGGGAGAAGCTCCGGGGGGAAAAAGGTATTAACCTCCCCGACACCCGTCTTGCCGTTTCGGCATTGACCCCGAAGGACCGAAATGACCTTGAATTCATCGTCCGCAATGCCCACATGGTTGGGATGTCCTTCGCCCAGGAAGTCGCTGATGTGAGACAACTGCAGGAATTACTTTCCGAACTTGGGGCGCCGCTTTTGGGAATAGTCCTGAAGATCGAGACGCGGCGGGGCTTCGAGATGCTGCCGGACCTCATTCTCGCTGCAATGAGAAGCGAGGCCGCAGGGGTCATGATCGCACGCGGGGACCTTGCGGTTGAATGCGGCTACCAAAGGCTTGCTGAGGTTCAGGAGGAGATATTATGGCTTTGCGAAGCGGCCCATATGCCCGTCATCTGGGCAACCCAGGTTCTGGAATCGCTTGCCAAAAACGGGATACCGTCCAGGGCCGAGATCACCGACGCGGCCATGAGTGAACGGGCGGAGTGTGTGATGCTCAACAAGGGGCCTTTCATTCTGGAAGCCATGCGCGTGTTGGGCAACATCCTGGAACGGATGGAGGACCATCAGCACAAAAAGATCTCCAAACTTCGCCAGCTCAGATGGTGGCAGCGTGCCTATACCCGCCAGGCTGCCTCCGCTGAACCACAGTCGGGAGCTCTTTTCGCCGGGGTCATCTCTCCGATGCACGTATTTTTCAAATAAATGCCGGACAAACCTTCAAACCGGCTTCGAGCGGTGTTAATACCGAACCAAACAAGGTTAAGAAAGAGCATAGAATTGGAAAATCGAACCTGATGATCTCCTGAAAAACTCCGCCTGAGTGGGAGGCGGGAGGTGTGATACAGTTTTTTAACGACCTGTTAACGAAGAGCTAACATTCATCGTTTAATCTCCCGATACCAAATGCTTCAACCACCAAGTTGCGAGAAGGGGATTGGCCCGACCTTGCTGAAAGGGATCGGGGAACCCGGACGTAGGCGTTCTGCTGCGTGCGGGTTTTTTTGTTCCCTGCGCCGGTCATCCGCCTGCCCACATTCAGCCGAAGCAAAAGCCAAACCACGTGTGAACGTGGGACGGAAAGCCGCGGGTCTCAACAGAGACAGCCGAGCCGCCAGATGAACGTTAAGTTCACATTTGGCGGCTTTTAGCGTTTCGAAAGGAGGGTATGTAGTCGACGAGTAGAGAACCGGCAAGGATGGGACCTAAACAAAATCTCAAAAGGACGTTAGGAGGAGTACAGTGAAAAGAATACTGATTTCGGCACTCACGATCATCTGCCTTGCTGCGCCATGGGTTGGTACGGCCCGTGCCGCTATTGCTCTGGAAGAGACCTTTCTGGGCAGTTCTCAGGACAATCTGTATTTCGATGTGTATGAAGGCTGGTCTGCCTTTTTTAATTTCAACCTTGCCGCTGTGGGTGACCAGGCGGTTTTGCGTGACAGTTCAGGAGCAGTTAGGCAGGGGCCTTATAACCCCACCCAGGACGTAAGCAGTTTCGATCCGAGCATGCAGACGGTTTCCTCCGCCACTCTCAGATTCAACATTTCCAGCAGGGATATCTGGAAGGAGACGGCGGTCTTTCGAAGCGGAATCTACGACGGAAATGAACTTCTGCTCGAGGAAACTTTTCGTCTTGGCTCCCTTTTTTCCGGCCGCCAATATGCCGAGGTTGCCATAGACATACCCAACCAGTTGTCCTATCTGCAGGACGGGAAGTTCCTGACTCTCGTTATCGCTCCAGAAGATTGCTGGTGTTTTATAAACAACGATTTCCGTATAGATCAGGCCAGCCTGGAAGCAGTGGTGAACCAGGCAGCGGTCGTGCCCATTCCTGGAGCCCTTTTGTTTCTGGGTTCCGGGTTGCTCGGCTTGGCTGGCGCCCGGCGAACGATACGGAGCTGACTTTTCACGAAAAATTCTACTTAATGTCCGTCCGGAAATCCTCAGGCGCAACCACTCCGGCGGTAAGACAATAGCCAAATCCGCAAGGTTTCAAACTTTGTGAGTCTCACAATGTCCCCGATTTACTTCAAAGCCGCAGCATGAGGACTGTCGGGGACAAGTTTTACAGTCGTTTTCATCGGCGCCGAAACGCCGCTGATGGCGCTCCAGCATTTCACGATATTGATCACTGTCGGAGGGATGGCCGCGCGCAATCAAGCAGTCCAGAATCAGATTGGAGCCACCGCCGGTGAAAAAGACCTTGTGGACATAATCGGTTTTGCGGCCGTCTCCGTCAGGCTCTTGGTACTGTCCTGGAGGAACGACTTGCGGGGATAAACGCCCACCTCAAGGCGAACAAAAGAACGGAAGGCGACGGAATCTTCCAAGTAACTGGCCATGAAAACAACCACAAAAGTCCTCATTCTTTGTCTGCTCAGCGCGGCACTCAGCTTTTTCCCGGGCAATTCTCCAGCCGCACCAGCGGCCCGGATAATCGAAGGGCAATACCTGATCCTGCTCGATGCGCCGGTCAGCTACGGGCTGGCCAAGGAGCAGAAGGCCGGCATCTTCCAGGACCGCCAGAACCGGCTCCTGCAGGAATTGAAGCTGCCGGAATCTAAGGTTCTGCGCCGCTACAGCCACCTGCCGATGCTGGCCTTGCAACTTCCCGAAACCGCCGATCTCGACCGGGTAAGAAAAAATGCCAGGGTCCGGGCCATTTACCCCAACCGGGTGCTCTACCATCAATTGACGGAAAGCCTCCCCCTCATCCGGCAATCGCTGCCGGCCGAACTCGGCTACGGCGGGCAGGGAACAACCATCGCCATCATCGATACCGGTCTTGATTACACCAGACCGGAATTCGGCAGCTGCACAGCGCCCGGAACGCCGGCCGAATGCCGGGTGGCGGCAGCCCTGGACATAGCCACGAATGACGGTACCCTGGATGATATCGGGCACGGGACCCATGTCGGATCGATAGCGGCCGCCGTCGCCCCGAATGCGGACCTGGTAGCCCTGGACGTCTTCAGCGACGGGACTTCCAGTGACGCCCTGCTGATCAGCGCCATCAACTGGTCCATTGCTCACCAGGAAGACTACAATATCGTCGCCCTCAATCTCAGCCTGGGCGATGGCGTAAACCACACCTCGCCCTGCAGCAGCCAGGGCACCAATCCGTATATCACGCCCGTGGCCAATGCCAGGGCCGCGGGAATCGTGGTGGTGGCGGCGGCCGGCAACCAGGGCTACGACGACGGCCTCAACAGCCCGGCCTGCACGCCGGACATCGTTTCCGTCGGAGCCGTTTACGATGCCGCGGGGGGCGGCATCGCCTACAGCGCTTGTACCGACAGCAGCAGGGCGGCCGACCAGATCGCCTGCTTCTCCAACAGTGCGGATTTCCTCACCATGCTCGCCCCCGGCGCTTTGATCACAGCCGCCGGCAGCACAAAAGCAGGAACCTCCCAGGCAGCGCCCCATGTGGCCGGAGCCGCCGCCGTCCTCCGATCGGCCTATCCGCTCGAAAGCGTCAGCGCCATCATCGACCGGCTGACCACGGCGGACACCATGATCACCGATCCCCGCAACGGCGTATCCTTACCCCGCCTCGACGAACAGCTCGCCCTGGGTGTCGAACCCGAAGCCGTCCCGGCCGGAGGCCTGCTGGCCATTTCGTTTACGGCAATCGGGATGATTCTTCTCGCGAAAAATACTTCCCATCAAAAACCAAATCCTGATTAACAGGGATAGACAGGATGGTCAGAGGATAAATACTTCTAGCAGTTACCAGCCACCAGCAACTGATAAAAAATAATCTTTTCCTAACATTGATATGGCATGATGCCCTTCCTGTTATTTCCCGATTCCATTCGACAAGGAGGCTATCATGCAACGACTGCTGCTGTCCCTGCTGACCGGTTGTATTCTGTCTGCCTTTCCGGCCTTATCCCACGCTTACCTGGTTCCCCTCAGCACATCGAGCCTGTACGGCACCCTTCCCGAAGAAATGGCCTTTGCCAGGGCGGAAGTTTCCTCTGCCGTCAACGGCGTGGTCACTGTCACGGTTTCGTCCAATCCACTGTTTCAGGGGTGGGGTGCGGTGTTCGATGAGATCTACCTCAACCTCAACCCCGCCGGGGATTTTGAAAACCTCCGGATTGAAATCGATCCTTCCATGGGCGGCGACTGGCAGCTGATCGAAAACGCCCAGACCGGAGTTTTCGGCAGCTTCAGCCATCTGCTGAGCGGCACCGGGCTGGGAAACCGGATCGGCCAGGAACTGATCTGCCGCCTCATGGATACCAACCTGCAGGTTGACGATCTGCTCTGGAACAACGAGAACGGCTGGAGTCTCGCCGTCGGTGTGCAGAACCCGCAGATCCGGACCAGCGACCTGCTGGCCGCTTCTGTTCCAGTAGCAACGCCGCTCCCGTCGGCATTGCTGATGTTGGCGTCGGGGATTGGAGGAATAGGGGTATTCCGCCGGAGATCGGAAAGGAAATAACAGAGGAAATATCTGACTCGTCATGCCCGAGTGACTCAATCGGGCATCCGAATGACTTTTCGGTGATCAGTAAGAA
This sequence is a window from Syntrophotaleaceae bacterium. Protein-coding genes within it:
- a CDS encoding pyruvate kinase, with the protein product MYDTDPDMIEITTLAEKVAGLKVAAESLEQEAGSFFEVAPGYQASKANLLHYLALRRQDLRSIQEKLARCGLSSLGRAEPHVLASLEAVLRNLHALAGYPASSNTSGISFEEGASLLDCHTDTLLGPKPGHRRVRIMVTVPSEAAENYLLVRDLVANGMDCMRINCSHNDPEVWERMIVNLRRAKRELGKKCHVLMDLAGPKLRTGPVESGARVVKIRPIRDQFGRVAAPARIWLTRGRETDLPDAPADAVLPVPSRWLTGIRQGDTVTFSDARGKKRDIRITSRDSKGCWGELEDTTYIVPGTEVFRIRPSAKEKEPKKGRVGEIADPDPHILLKNGDFLILTRTMVAGHSARYDEKGRMQSPASIGCTLPEVFSSVKAGERIWFDDGKIGGIIRAVSEDQIRVEIVQARSKGEKLRGEKGINLPDTRLAVSALTPKDRNDLEFIVRNAHMVGMSFAQEVADVRQLQELLSELGAPLLGIVLKIETRRGFEMLPDLILAAMRSEAAGVMIARGDLAVECGYQRLAEVQEEILWLCEAAHMPVIWATQVLESLAKNGIPSRAEITDAAMSERAECVMLNKGPFILEAMRVLGNILERMEDHQHKKISKLRQLRWWQRAYTRQAASAEPQSGALFAGVISPMHVFFK
- a CDS encoding S8 family serine peptidase, with protein sequence MKTTTKVLILCLLSAALSFFPGNSPAAPAARIIEGQYLILLDAPVSYGLAKEQKAGIFQDRQNRLLQELKLPESKVLRRYSHLPMLALQLPETADLDRVRKNARVRAIYPNRVLYHQLTESLPLIRQSLPAELGYGGQGTTIAIIDTGLDYTRPEFGSCTAPGTPAECRVAAALDIATNDGTLDDIGHGTHVGSIAAAVAPNADLVALDVFSDGTSSDALLISAINWSIAHQEDYNIVALNLSLGDGVNHTSPCSSQGTNPYITPVANARAAGIVVVAAAGNQGYDDGLNSPACTPDIVSVGAVYDAAGGGIAYSACTDSSRAADQIACFSNSADFLTMLAPGALITAAGSTKAGTSQAAPHVAGAAAVLRSAYPLESVSAIIDRLTTADTMITDPRNGVSLPRLDEQLALGVEPEAVPAGGLLAISFTAIGMILLAKNTSHQKPNPD
- a CDS encoding VPLPA-CTERM sorting domain-containing protein, with the translated sequence MQRLLLSLLTGCILSAFPALSHAYLVPLSTSSLYGTLPEEMAFARAEVSSAVNGVVTVTVSSNPLFQGWGAVFDEIYLNLNPAGDFENLRIEIDPSMGGDWQLIENAQTGVFGSFSHLLSGTGLGNRIGQELICRLMDTNLQVDDLLWNNENGWSLAVGVQNPQIRTSDLLAASVPVATPLPSALLMLASGIGGIGVFRRRSERK